The following coding sequences are from one Bacteroidota bacterium window:
- a CDS encoding gliding motility-associated C-terminal domain-containing protein: protein MKKYTLIILLAIVSFSLKAQSYVTIPDSGFVYWLTVNIPSAMVGNQMDTSNAAITNLTAMDVSSKCIKDLNGIQYFTSLKNLNCTNNKIDTLLNLPDSLQSLICGANWLTFIMELPDSVTYFDCTQNQLDSLPPLPINLVYFDCHNNSLRSLPTLPNSLLYFDCSGNQLTSLPSLPSFLPKLNCAENQLTNLPLLPNTITSIYCENNYLDSLPTLPLTLDTLSCGYNQLTSLPSLPNSITDLECYYNQLTSLPSLPSSLITLVCGGNLLTSLPTLPSSLVTLKCYSNQLTILPALAGTLSFLDCSSNLITNLPALAGSLTYLDCSINQITNLPALTGLIQYINCSNNFLTLLPTLPGSLAHLNCAYNSLIDLPVLPSALSFLDCSYTSLDSLPVLPSSLVHLDCSNNSLTNLPVSINSVSELFCQNNLLTSLPILSNSMYALVCSNNNINCFEEFPTTLFWFDISNNPIACLPNYIPAMDAAILLFPLCITGDLINNPFGCTGAEGVVGYTYTDMNSNCMKDTLDGNLTNIPVQLFDSTGTYLGQTYTAINGVYHFPESMGTYEVRVDTTGMPISPQCSSPGIDSVVTLTTLNPLIANVNFDFNCKPGFDVGVRSIAHCGLVFPGQTHDLRIDAGDMTQWYNMACAAGISGQVQLTITGPVTYSGPILGALTPSISGSTYTYSISNFASIINTQAFGLHLTVDPTAGSGNQICVDINVTPIGGDSDTTNNSFIFCYEVVNSHDPNMKETYPEEIPLNYTDWLTYTIHFQNTGSAPAININLRDTLDNLLDLSTFEVIGYSHQNHVMLNGNALAIQFPNIYLADSTSSLDSSKGFFQYRIKPLPGLSCGNEIHNTASIYFDFNDPILTNTTTNSAPKSPEAIAISDTTICHSSSIAFNISSIGNTINWYDATNTLINVGNTYIMNNINANTTIYTQIVTSSGCSSSFEPINISVLPLPSSPILSLNDTLCYTDSLSLSASTVAGWNYNWSGPSGFISSMEDPYLDSLSSQNNSGTYSLYISNGQCVSDTAAIYIQIDSLPQIFVTNNPYICLGDSIDLHATGNLNNIVWGTGETNQYIFVKPTQTTLYTVNGSNSCGSVTQNIIVTVHTPPNAIASDAVLIHGENAQLNASGGTNYYWYPDNGLSCSDCSNPSISITQDQYYSVIVTDANGCSDTAKVFVKVVEETNTVYIPNSFTPNNDGLNDEFKITGKNINNAHTIIYGRLGDIVFESSDMNAGWDGTYKDNSINPWVFIYLIQVTFNDGEVKKYKGTVTLVK from the coding sequence ATAATGGAACTTCCAGATTCGGTAACCTATTTTGATTGCACCCAAAACCAATTAGACAGCTTACCGCCCTTACCAATAAATTTAGTTTATTTCGATTGTCATAATAATTCTTTGAGAAGCTTACCTACTTTACCTAATTCGTTACTTTATTTTGATTGCTCAGGTAACCAATTAACAAGCTTACCTAGTTTACCATCATTTTTACCCAAATTAAATTGTGCAGAAAATCAACTTACAAACCTTCCATTGCTACCCAATACAATTACATCTATTTATTGTGAAAACAATTATTTAGATAGTTTACCCACATTACCTTTGACTTTAGATACTTTAAGTTGTGGTTATAATCAACTAACAAGCCTTCCATCACTACCAAATTCAATAACTGATTTGGAATGTTACTATAATCAACTGACAAGTTTACCATCTTTACCATCTTCTTTGATAACCTTAGTTTGTGGAGGCAACTTATTAACTAGTCTTCCAACATTACCAAGCTCACTTGTAACATTAAAATGTTACTCAAATCAATTAACAATCTTACCGGCTTTGGCTGGCACACTTTCTTTCTTAGATTGTAGCAGCAACTTAATTACTAATCTACCTGCTTTAGCTGGCTCGTTAACTTATTTAGATTGTAGTATCAATCAGATTACTAACCTTCCTGCATTAACCGGTTTAATTCAATACATCAATTGTTCAAATAATTTTTTGACACTTCTACCTACTTTACCAGGATCATTAGCACACCTAAATTGCGCCTATAATTCCTTGATCGATTTACCCGTGCTGCCAAGTGCACTTTCTTTTTTAGATTGTTCCTATACATCATTAGATAGTCTTCCGGTATTACCAAGCTCGCTTGTCCACCTAGATTGTTCAAACAATTCTCTTACAAATCTTCCTGTCTCAATAAATTCTGTTAGTGAATTATTCTGTCAAAACAACCTTTTAACTAGTCTTCCAATATTGTCAAACTCAATGTATGCATTAGTATGCAGCAACAATAATATTAATTGCTTTGAAGAATTTCCAACAACACTATTTTGGTTTGATATTTCAAATAACCCAATTGCCTGTTTACCTAATTATATCCCTGCTATGGATGCAGCAATTTTATTGTTCCCATTGTGCATCACCGGTGATTTAATAAACAATCCATTTGGTTGCACAGGAGCTGAAGGTGTTGTAGGCTATACCTACACCGATATGAATTCAAATTGTATGAAAGATACATTGGACGGAAATCTTACAAATATCCCAGTACAACTTTTCGATAGCACAGGAACATATTTAGGCCAAACGTATACTGCAATAAATGGAGTGTATCACTTTCCCGAATCAATGGGAACTTATGAAGTTCGGGTTGACACAACTGGAATGCCCATTAGCCCGCAATGTTCTAGTCCAGGTATCGATTCCGTTGTTACGCTAACAACATTAAATCCATTAATAGCAAATGTAAATTTTGATTTCAATTGCAAACCAGGGTTTGATGTTGGGGTAAGATCAATTGCTCATTGTGGTTTGGTTTTTCCAGGACAAACCCATGATTTAAGAATAGATGCCGGAGACATGACACAGTGGTATAATATGGCTTGTGCTGCTGGTATTAGCGGACAAGTGCAATTGACAATTACCGGACCAGTGACTTATAGTGGTCCAATATTAGGTGCATTAACACCAAGTATTTCCGGTTCAACATATACTTATTCTATTTCAAATTTTGCTTCCATCATCAATACTCAAGCTTTTGGGTTACACCTTACAGTTGATCCAACAGCTGGAAGTGGGAACCAAATTTGTGTTGATATCAATGTTACTCCTATTGGGGGAGATAGCGATACAACTAATAATTCATTTATTTTTTGTTACGAAGTTGTTAATTCACATGACCCAAACATGAAGGAAACTTACCCAGAGGAAATTCCATTAAATTATACAGATTGGTTAACATACACTATACACTTTCAAAACACAGGCTCTGCTCCTGCTATCAATATCAATTTGAGAGACACATTAGACAATCTTCTTGACCTTTCTACTTTTGAAGTTATTGGTTACAGTCATCAAAATCATGTTATGCTAAATGGAAATGCATTAGCAATTCAATTTCCAAACATCTATCTAGCAGATAGCACATCCAGCTTAGATAGTTCAAAAGGTTTTTTCCAATATCGTATAAAACCTTTGCCGGGTCTCTCTTGTGGAAACGAAATTCATAATACGGCTTCCATCTATTTTGATTTCAATGATCCTATTCTGACGAATACAACAACCAATTCTGCTCCAAAATCGCCAGAAGCAATAGCAATAAGCGATACTACAATTTGCCATTCGAGTTCAATTGCTTTCAATATTAGTTCAATTGGAAATACAATAAATTGGTATGATGCTACTAATACTTTGATTAATGTCGGAAATACTTACATCATGAATAATATAAATGCAAATACCACAATTTATACACAGATAGTAACATCGAGCGGATGCTCAAGTAGTTTTGAACCCATTAACATTTCTGTTCTCCCGCTCCCTTCATCACCTATTTTGTCTTTAAATGACACGCTGTGTTATACGGATTCATTGTCTCTATCAGCATCTACTGTTGCGGGATGGAATTATAATTGGAGTGGTCCATCAGGATTCATTTCTTCAATGGAAGATCCTTATTTAGACTCCCTTTCTTCCCAAAATAATAGTGGGACGTATAGCTTATATATTTCAAATGGTCAATGTGTAAGCGATACAGCTGCAATATACATTCAGATCGACTCCTTACCTCAAATTTTTGTAACTAACAATCCTTACATCTGTTTGGGTGATAGCATAGACTTACATGCAACAGGAAACTTAAACAACATTGTTTGGGGAACGGGAGAAACAAATCAATACATATTTGTTAAACCAACACAAACAACATTGTATACTGTAAATGGATCCAACTCTTGTGGCTCTGTTACACAAAACATTATTGTCACTGTCCACACACCACCCAATGCAATTGCATCCGATGCTGTTTTAATACACGGAGAGAATGCACAATTAAATGCATCCGGTGGAACTAACTATTATTGGTATCCCGACAATGGATTGAGCTGCTCGGATTGTTCAAATCCTAGCATATCAATTACACAAGATCAATATTATTCTGTTATTGTAACAGATGCAAATGGATGCAGTGATACAGCAAAGGTTTTTGTTAAAGTAGTGGAAGAAACCAATACGGTTTATATTCCAAATTCATTTACTCCAAATAATGATGGATTAAATGATGAGTTTAAAATAACTGGAAAGAACATTAATAATGCACACACAATTATTTATGGTCGATTAGGTGATATTGTTTTTGAGTCCAGTGACATGAACGCTGGATGGGATGGAACATATAAAGATAATAGTATAAATCCATGGGTATTTATTTATTTGATTCAAGTAACATTTAATGATGGAGAAGTAAAAAAATATAAAGGAACAGTAACATTGGTTAAGTAA